A single region of the Sciurus carolinensis chromosome 16, mSciCar1.2, whole genome shotgun sequence genome encodes:
- the U2af2 gene encoding splicing factor U2AF 65 kDa subunit isoform X1, with translation MSDFDEFERQLNENKQERDKENRHRKRSHSRSRSRDRKRRSRSRDRRNRDQRSASRDRRRRSKPLTRGAKEEHGGLIRSPRHEKKKKVRKYWDVPPPGFEHITPMQYKAMQAAGQIPATALLPTMTPDGLAVTPTPVPVVGSQMTRQARRLYVGNIPFGITEEAMMDFFNAQMRLGGLTQAPGNPVLAVQINQDKNFAFLEFRSVDETTQAMAFDGIIFQGQSLKIRRPHDYQPLPGMSENPSVYVPGVVSTVVPDSAHKLFIGGLPNYLNDDQVKELLTSFGPLKAFNLVKDSATGLSKGYAFCEYVDINVTDQAIAGLNGMQLGDKKLLVQRASVGAKNATLVSPPSTINQTPVTLQVPGLMSSQVQMGGHPTEVLCLMNMVLPEELLDDEEYEEIVEDVRDECSKYGLVKSIEIPRPVDGVEVPGCGKIFVEFTSVFDCQKAMQGLTGRKFANRVVVTKYCDPDSYHRRDFW, from the exons AACGGGACAAGGAGAACCGCCATCGGAAGCGCAGCCACAGCCGCTCTCGAAGTCGGGACCGCAAACGCAGGAGCCGGAGCCGGGACCGGCGCAACCGGGACCAACGCAGTGCCTCTCGGGACAGGCGACGACGAAG caAACCTTTGACCAGAGGCGCTAAAGAGGAGCACGGTGGATTGAT TCGTTCCCCCCGCcatgagaagaagaagaaggttcGTAAATACTGGGACGTGCCACCACCTGGCTTTGAGCACATCACCCCAATGCAGTACAAGGCCATGCAAG CTGCGGGTCAGATTCCAGCTACCGCTCTTCTCCCCACCATGACCCCTGATGGTCTGGCTGTGACCCCAACGCCTGTGCCTGTGGTTGGGAGCCAGATGACTAGACAAGCCCGGCGCCTCTACGTGGGCAACATCCCCTTTGGCATCACTGAG GAGGCCATGATGGATTTCTTCAACGCCCAGATGCGCCTGGGGGGGCTAACCCAGGCCCCTGGTAACCCGGTCTTGGCTGTGCAGATTAACCAAGACAAGAATTTTGCCTTTTTGGAG ttCCGCTCAGTGGATGAGACCACCCAGGCCATGGCCTTTGATGGCATCATCTTCCAGGGCCAGTCACTGAAGATCCGCAGGCCTCATGACTACCAGCCACTGCCTGGCATGTCAGAGAATCCCTCTGTCTATGTGCCTG GAGTTGTGTCCACTGTGGTCCCTGACTCTGCCCACAAGCTGTTCATTGGGGGCTTACCTAACTACCTGAATGATGACCAG GTAAAAGAGCTACTGACATCGTTTGGGCCTCTTAAGGCCTTCAACCTGGTCAAGGACAGTGCCACAGGGCTCTCTAAGGGCTATGCCTTCTGTGAGTACGTGGACATCAACGTCACAGATCAG GCCATTGCTGGGCTGAATGGGATGCAGCTAGGGGATAAAAAGCTGCTCGTCCAGAGGGCGAGCGTGGGAGCCAAGAACGCCACGCTGGTGAGCCCCCCG AGCACCATCAACCAGACTCCAGTGACACTGCAGGTGCCGGGCCTGATGAGCTCACAGGTGCAGATGGGCGGCCACCCTACTGAGGTTCTGTGCCTCATGAACATGGTGCTGCCAGAGGAGCTGCTGGATGATGAGGAGTATGAGGAGATCGTGGAGGACGTGCGGGATGAGTGCAGCAAGTACGGCCTCGTCAAGTCCATCGAAATCCCCCGGCCTGTGGATGGCGTCGAGGTCCCCGGCTGCGGAAAG ATCTTCGTGGAGTTCACCTCTGTGTTCGACTGCCAGAAAGCCATGCAGGGCCTGACAGGGCGCAAATTCGCCAACAGAGTGGTTGTCACCAAATATTGTGACCCCGACTCTTACCACCGCCGGGACTTCTGGTAG
- the U2af2 gene encoding splicing factor U2AF 65 kDa subunit isoform X2: MSDFDEFERQLNENKQERDKENRHRKRSHSRSRSRDRKRRSRSRDRRNRDQRSASRDRRRRSKPLTRGAKEEHGGLIRSPRHEKKKKVRKYWDVPPPGFEHITPMQYKAMQAAGQIPATALLPTMTPDGLAVTPTPVPVVGSQMTRQARRLYVGNIPFGITEEAMMDFFNAQMRLGGLTQAPGNPVLAVQINQDKNFAFLEFRSVDETTQAMAFDGIIFQGQSLKIRRPHDYQPLPGMSENPSVYVPGVVSTVVPDSAHKLFIGGLPNYLNDDQVKELLTSFGPLKAFNLVKDSATGLSKGYAFCEYVDINVTDQAIAGLNGMQLGDKKLLVQRASVGAKNATLSTINQTPVTLQVPGLMSSQVQMGGHPTEVLCLMNMVLPEELLDDEEYEEIVEDVRDECSKYGLVKSIEIPRPVDGVEVPGCGKIFVEFTSVFDCQKAMQGLTGRKFANRVVVTKYCDPDSYHRRDFW; encoded by the exons AACGGGACAAGGAGAACCGCCATCGGAAGCGCAGCCACAGCCGCTCTCGAAGTCGGGACCGCAAACGCAGGAGCCGGAGCCGGGACCGGCGCAACCGGGACCAACGCAGTGCCTCTCGGGACAGGCGACGACGAAG caAACCTTTGACCAGAGGCGCTAAAGAGGAGCACGGTGGATTGAT TCGTTCCCCCCGCcatgagaagaagaagaaggttcGTAAATACTGGGACGTGCCACCACCTGGCTTTGAGCACATCACCCCAATGCAGTACAAGGCCATGCAAG CTGCGGGTCAGATTCCAGCTACCGCTCTTCTCCCCACCATGACCCCTGATGGTCTGGCTGTGACCCCAACGCCTGTGCCTGTGGTTGGGAGCCAGATGACTAGACAAGCCCGGCGCCTCTACGTGGGCAACATCCCCTTTGGCATCACTGAG GAGGCCATGATGGATTTCTTCAACGCCCAGATGCGCCTGGGGGGGCTAACCCAGGCCCCTGGTAACCCGGTCTTGGCTGTGCAGATTAACCAAGACAAGAATTTTGCCTTTTTGGAG ttCCGCTCAGTGGATGAGACCACCCAGGCCATGGCCTTTGATGGCATCATCTTCCAGGGCCAGTCACTGAAGATCCGCAGGCCTCATGACTACCAGCCACTGCCTGGCATGTCAGAGAATCCCTCTGTCTATGTGCCTG GAGTTGTGTCCACTGTGGTCCCTGACTCTGCCCACAAGCTGTTCATTGGGGGCTTACCTAACTACCTGAATGATGACCAG GTAAAAGAGCTACTGACATCGTTTGGGCCTCTTAAGGCCTTCAACCTGGTCAAGGACAGTGCCACAGGGCTCTCTAAGGGCTATGCCTTCTGTGAGTACGTGGACATCAACGTCACAGATCAG GCCATTGCTGGGCTGAATGGGATGCAGCTAGGGGATAAAAAGCTGCTCGTCCAGAGGGCGAGCGTGGGAGCCAAGAACGCCACGCTG AGCACCATCAACCAGACTCCAGTGACACTGCAGGTGCCGGGCCTGATGAGCTCACAGGTGCAGATGGGCGGCCACCCTACTGAGGTTCTGTGCCTCATGAACATGGTGCTGCCAGAGGAGCTGCTGGATGATGAGGAGTATGAGGAGATCGTGGAGGACGTGCGGGATGAGTGCAGCAAGTACGGCCTCGTCAAGTCCATCGAAATCCCCCGGCCTGTGGATGGCGTCGAGGTCCCCGGCTGCGGAAAG ATCTTCGTGGAGTTCACCTCTGTGTTCGACTGCCAGAAAGCCATGCAGGGCCTGACAGGGCGCAAATTCGCCAACAGAGTGGTTGTCACCAAATATTGTGACCCCGACTCTTACCACCGCCGGGACTTCTGGTAG